In Cucurbita pepo subsp. pepo cultivar mu-cu-16 unplaced genomic scaffold, ASM280686v2 Cp4.1_scaffold000154, whole genome shotgun sequence, a genomic segment contains:
- the LOC111784096 gene encoding photosystem I subunit O: protein MASAFATSSSVVGLGSSSLSSPSSRSPRLVSEFVKPPVVARNPFGVARSFGGRITCFQRDWLRRDLNVIGFGLIGWIAPSSIPVIDGKSLTGLFFESIGTELAHFPSPPALTSQFWLWLITWHLGLFITLTFGQIGFKGRTEDYFQK, encoded by the exons ATGGCGTCCGCCTTCGCTACCTCCTCCTCCGTCGTCGGCCTCGGGAGCTCCTCCCTCTCCTCTCCTTCCTCCAGATCTCCCCGTCTCGTCTCCG AGTTCGTCAAGCCTCCCGTCGTCGCGAGGAATCCGTTCGGCGTGGCGCGTTCATTCGGCGGAAGGATCACCTG CTTTCAGAGAGATTGGCTGAGGAGAGATCTGAATGTGATCGGATTTGGACTCATCGGATGGATTGCGCCGTCGAGTATCCCGGTGATCGACGGGAAGAGCTTGACGGGGCTCTTCTTTGAGAGCATTGGAACAGAGCTTGCGCATTTCCCGTCTCCACCGGCGCTCACTTCTCAGTTCTG GCTGTGGCTGATTACGTGGCACTTGGGTCTGTTCATTACGCTGACATTTGGACAAATAGGGTTCAAGGGGAGGACCGAAGACTATTTTCAAAAgtga